One part of the Schistocerca piceifrons isolate TAMUIC-IGC-003096 chromosome 2, iqSchPice1.1, whole genome shotgun sequence genome encodes these proteins:
- the LOC124775699 gene encoding uncharacterized protein LOC124775699, whose translation MDLAVGGLQMSSALDLPLELTTPHVSDSLLWFVPLSPRTHWETIVTAIVPATALASSALIILSFCAGAILPFRHRVCTKWATQWFFPLFAALILVPVRQPRSCSARVLFIFWVLFSMLIQTVIQSAMTSYVTHPSYPQSIHSEEELAASGMTCATVDQAASFYRKVKRANSPEITKTCSPYLECIHRLLCERDIAMLASELNFRYTSGADMKIGARYAFAPLPIAVNSAYRMVAFAKHRLLASLVNHKIQQVIEGDLISATMRRQMQKDRQDYTWCPTAFIKDSGSQAKILVFMAFRFQYLIMVACSLIVFAAELLHAKVSTVILRHRLKAHRHRRQ comes from the coding sequence ATGGACCTGGCAGTGGGAGGACTGCAGATGAGTTCTGCACTGGATCTGCCACTGGAGCTGACGACACCCCACGTGAGCGACTCTCTGCTCTGGTTCGTGCCGCTGTCTCCACGAACTCATTGGGAGACCATTGTGACGGCCATCGTGCCAGCTACGGCGCTAGCATCATCTGCACTGATCATCTTGTCCTTCTGCGCTGGCGCCATACTGCCTTTTCGGCACAGAGTCTGCACGAAGTGGGCAACACAGTGGTTCTTCCCCCTCTTCGCTGCACTCATTTTAGTTCCTGTCAGGCAGCCGAGATCCTGCAGTGCCAGGGTGCTGTTCATCTTCTGGGTGCTGTTTAGCATGTTAATACAGACGGTAATACAGTCTGCCATGACCAGCTATGTTACGCATCCCTCGTACCCACAAAGTATACACTCGGAAGAGGAGCTTGCTGCTTCTGGAATGACATGTGCCACCGTTGACCAGGCTGCGAGCTTCTACCGCAAGGTTAAACGGGCCAATTCTCCGGAAATAACTAAGACATGTTCGCCTTATCTCGAGTGTATTCACCGTTTGTTGTGCGAGAGGGACATAGCAATGCTGGCCTCAGAGCTTAACTTTAGATATACATCAGGGGCAGACATGAAGATTGGTGCCAGGTACGCTTTCGCTCCTCTACCTATCGCTGTGAACTCGGCATATCGCATGGTAGCCTTCGCCAAACACCGGCTATTAGCTTCACTGGTGAACCATAAAATCCAGCAGGTGATAGAAGGAGACTTGATCTCTGCAACGATGCGtaggcaaatgcagaaagacagacAAGACTACACCTGGTGTCCCACTGCTTTCATCAAAGATAGTGGATCCCAAGcaaaaattttggttttcatgGCTTTCCGATTTCAATATTTAATCATGGTAGCTTGCAGCCTCATTGTCTTTGCTGCTGAGCTGCTTCACGCTAAGGTTTCTACGGTTATTTTGCGTCACAGGTTGAAGGCTCACAGACATAGGAGACAATGA